One genomic region from Haloterrigena gelatinilytica encodes:
- a CDS encoding CbiX/SirB N-terminal domain-containing protein, with protein sequence MSKSDETTPATTAAFDDEALLLVGHGSRREKSNEQVRDLAAGLESRLGIPVDAAFLELAEPAIDEALAQLAPVTSRVTVVHCSLFAASHVKNDVPLAIEQARAEHDLEITNGAHLGIHPAILDLLDDRAADVEADLGVDREADDVAVVLCGRGSSDPDANGDVHKLARLLYEGREFDRVEATFIGVTEPTLEDTLHGLSKHRPDAVVVLPYMLGDGVLTQRVRDWTAEFDDDYPYVDALAGDPLGTDSRLLDVFADRWQEARTDSVSMSCDTCKYKVDLEGYEEDVGGARAMLRALAHQEAHADRENVDDEPHSHDVPEKHVAVCMNQTCAEMGSPSVLERLRQEVRDSDHCDARITRSSCLGRCGDGPMVAVYPDGIWYGDVASEDAERIVGDHLDRDRIVSDLVDQTL encoded by the coding sequence ATGAGCAAATCCGACGAGACCACGCCCGCGACGACGGCCGCGTTCGACGACGAGGCGCTCCTGCTGGTGGGCCACGGCTCCCGCCGGGAGAAGTCCAACGAACAGGTTCGGGACCTCGCCGCCGGGCTCGAGTCCCGACTCGGCATCCCGGTCGACGCCGCGTTCCTCGAACTCGCGGAGCCGGCGATCGACGAGGCGCTCGCGCAACTCGCGCCCGTCACCTCGCGGGTAACCGTCGTCCACTGCTCGCTATTTGCGGCGAGCCACGTCAAGAACGACGTGCCGCTGGCGATCGAGCAGGCCCGGGCCGAACACGACCTCGAGATCACCAACGGCGCCCACCTGGGGATCCACCCCGCGATCTTGGACCTACTCGACGACCGCGCCGCTGACGTCGAGGCCGACCTGGGCGTCGATCGCGAGGCCGACGACGTCGCCGTCGTCCTCTGCGGCCGCGGCTCGAGCGATCCGGACGCCAACGGCGACGTGCACAAGCTCGCCCGCCTGCTCTACGAGGGCCGCGAGTTCGACCGCGTCGAGGCGACGTTCATCGGCGTCACCGAGCCGACGCTCGAGGACACCCTCCACGGGCTCTCGAAGCACCGGCCCGACGCGGTCGTCGTCCTGCCGTACATGCTCGGCGACGGCGTGCTCACCCAGCGGGTCCGCGACTGGACGGCGGAGTTCGACGACGACTACCCGTACGTCGACGCACTCGCTGGCGATCCCCTCGGCACCGACTCCCGGCTGCTCGACGTCTTCGCCGACCGCTGGCAGGAGGCGCGCACGGACAGCGTCTCCATGTCCTGTGACACGTGCAAGTACAAGGTCGACCTCGAGGGCTACGAGGAGGACGTCGGCGGCGCGCGAGCCATGCTGCGCGCGCTGGCCCACCAGGAGGCCCACGCCGACCGCGAGAACGTCGACGACGAACCCCACAGCCACGACGTGCCCGAAAAGCACGTCGCGGTCTGCATGAACCAGACCTGCGCCGAGATGGGCTCGCCGTCGGTCCTCGAGCGGCTCCGACAGGAGGTGCGGGATTCCGACCACTGCGACGCGCGGATCACGCGCTCCTCGTGTCTGGGACGCTGCGGCGACGGACCGATGGTCGCCGTCTACCCGGACGGGATCTGGTACGGCGACGTCGCGAGCGAGGACGCCGAGCGGATCGTCGGCGACCACCTCGATCGGGATCGCATCGTCAGCGACCTCGTCGATCAGACGCTGTAG
- a CDS encoding YncE family protein — protein sequence MAETADADRDGDREFRSVPLGEIETARSRHMWTRSAVHVAEGGDLVVTGEWDGTVTAREVDSDSLEARWTADHPDHAVGIATLSGGGTESDGETAETVIVAGRGETGTVAAYDTETGERRWRYDTADDLGEAVKDTVFYLPYVVALESGTDADGNECLYAAARRYERDGETRRWHSAVYAFDPDGTVRWRYETDASPIAIDLDADGERLAVGYNRCMGDHDVGLVVLETGGATTESSRNGGSAELRSADHSSGPRGGEAASNGTAEPSPGPREDGETAEGGDLAWTWDPGTEGDRRVGDVSFDGDSIAVSSHGDKRGYLLGPRGAERWCVDLAVETEIDGETLYAYPNHAYAADGRVTFVTGNTYAVESRETERRHPNEHRIATFDADGELAWDDQVRGFVHGLAADGETIVAPCAQNFRVRDPETHAVRRFDLESGPERVDRLAGIATAAAVDDGTLAAIEEPVAYHDEGETRGEYALHVASIE from the coding sequence ATGGCCGAAACCGCTGACGCCGACCGGGACGGCGACCGCGAGTTCCGGTCGGTCCCGCTCGGCGAGATCGAGACGGCCCGGAGCCGCCACATGTGGACCCGATCCGCGGTTCACGTCGCCGAGGGCGGCGACCTCGTCGTCACCGGCGAGTGGGACGGGACCGTCACCGCCCGCGAGGTCGACTCGGACTCGCTCGAGGCCCGCTGGACGGCCGACCATCCGGACCACGCGGTCGGAATCGCGACGCTGTCGGGTGGCGGGACCGAGAGCGACGGCGAGACCGCGGAGACGGTGATCGTCGCCGGCCGCGGCGAGACCGGCACCGTTGCAGCCTACGATACCGAGACCGGCGAGCGACGCTGGCGGTACGACACCGCCGACGACCTCGGCGAGGCCGTCAAGGACACCGTCTTCTACCTCCCGTACGTGGTCGCCCTCGAGAGCGGCACCGACGCAGACGGCAACGAGTGCCTCTACGCCGCCGCGCGGCGGTACGAGCGCGACGGCGAGACGCGTCGGTGGCACAGCGCCGTCTACGCGTTCGATCCCGACGGAACGGTGCGCTGGCGCTACGAGACCGACGCCTCGCCGATCGCGATCGATCTCGACGCCGACGGCGAGCGACTGGCGGTCGGCTATAACCGCTGTATGGGCGATCACGACGTCGGACTCGTCGTCCTCGAGACGGGGGGCGCGACGACCGAGTCGTCGCGAAACGGAGGTAGCGCGGAACTCCGTTCCGCGGACCATTCGAGCGGGCCGCGAGGCGGCGAAGCCGCCTCGAACGGGACGGCGGAGCCGTCCCCCGGCCCGCGAGAAGACGGTGAAACCGCCGAAGGGGGCGACCTCGCGTGGACCTGGGACCCCGGCACCGAGGGCGACCGGCGCGTCGGCGACGTCTCCTTCGACGGCGATTCGATCGCGGTCTCGAGCCACGGCGACAAACGGGGCTACCTGCTCGGCCCTCGCGGCGCCGAGCGCTGGTGCGTCGATCTGGCGGTCGAAACCGAGATCGACGGCGAGACGCTGTACGCCTATCCGAACCACGCGTACGCGGCCGACGGGCGCGTGACGTTCGTGACCGGCAACACCTACGCCGTCGAGAGCCGCGAGACGGAGCGCCGACACCCGAACGAGCACCGGATCGCGACCTTCGACGCCGACGGCGAGTTGGCGTGGGACGACCAGGTCCGGGGCTTCGTTCACGGCCTCGCCGCTGACGGCGAGACGATCGTCGCGCCCTGCGCGCAGAACTTCCGCGTTCGCGATCCCGAGACCCACGCCGTTCGCCGGTTCGACCTCGAGTCCGGCCCGGAACGGGTCGACCGACTCGCGGGGATCGCGACCGCCGCCGCCGTCGACGACGGGACGCTGGCGGCGATCGAGGAGCCCGTGGCCTACCACGACGAGGGCGAGACCCGCGGCGAGTACGCCCTGCACGTGGCTTCGATCGAGTAA
- a CDS encoding DUF3209 family protein yields MSCYEIEALRLGLMNVLGVGDDSARDHAENELEGYLDGPIEGLANAESLAEVERHLDAALVDLEEEVAAMDDDDPEYDYTRGRLVAVRDAEQAVQRLRAQGGSIVDGLGDAHDTLHETFPVED; encoded by the coding sequence ATGAGCTGCTACGAAATCGAAGCGCTACGACTCGGACTGATGAACGTCCTCGGCGTCGGGGACGACAGCGCCCGCGACCACGCGGAGAACGAACTCGAGGGCTACCTCGATGGCCCGATCGAAGGGCTCGCGAACGCCGAGAGCCTCGCCGAGGTCGAACGCCACCTCGACGCGGCCCTCGTGGATCTGGAGGAGGAGGTCGCCGCGATGGACGACGACGACCCCGAGTACGACTACACGCGAGGTCGACTGGTAGCGGTCCGCGACGCTGAGCAGGCGGTCCAGCGGCTGCGCGCGCAGGGCGGGAGTATCGTCGACGGCCTCGGCGACGCTCACGACACCCTCCACGAGACCTTCCCGGTAGAGGACTGA
- a CDS encoding DNA primase: MTTGLGDDGSEECSDPVTVGDRSSHRHDGEHAERAGRRVLTDGGQAEMAEEGDDEESTADAEGASEEAEDEEAEEEEAEDEEAEDEEAEEEEAEDEEAEDEEAEDEEAEEEEAEEEEAEDEEAEDEEAEEEEAEEEEAEDEEAEDEEAEEEEQDVGDDTGELVEDNREEGHAEDAEKVYEGDDASGVLHLDLDGLFLDLLGLEVNLNPVQLDVSARPGENNLLGNLLSAVTGLLDGPGAMLDKAKDLLSKPVELLKKLPGKAKDVLSGLLEKPKELLSGLLSKPKELFDKLLGLLGIGGEDAEGEEAEGEEEAESGGRLSSLASWVTGILGKPVQWLRGLFGGEAEAPAEEEAAEAADEEAPDEADAEEETPDEAEVGEDEEAPDEADEQEDEEAEEADEEESTESPGPISAVGDRAKEGIAGLAPNLPVEEFVATVVSQVLEQLIEQLEPDEEEAGSGDQSDATAEAA, translated from the coding sequence ATGACAACGGGTCTAGGAGATGATGGTTCCGAGGAGTGTTCGGATCCCGTGACAGTCGGGGATCGCTCGAGCCATCGTCACGACGGTGAGCACGCGGAGCGAGCGGGCCGAAGGGTTCTGACCGACGGCGGTCAGGCAGAGATGGCCGAGGAGGGTGACGACGAGGAATCGACAGCTGATGCTGAAGGGGCATCGGAAGAAGCGGAGGACGAGGAAGCCGAAGAGGAGGAAGCGGAAGACGAGGAAGCGGAAGACGAAGAAGCCGAAGAGGAGGAAGCAGAAGACGAGGAAGCGGAAGACGAGGAAGCGGAGGACGAAGAAGCCGAAGAGGAGGAAGCTGAAGAAGAGGAAGCGGAAGACGAGGAAGCGGAGGACGAAGAAGCCGAAGAGGAGGAAGCTGAAGAAGAGGAAGCGGAAGACGAGGAAGCGGAGGACGAAGAAGCCGAAGAAGAGGAGCAGGACGTCGGAGACGATACCGGAGAACTCGTCGAGGACAATCGCGAAGAAGGCCACGCCGAGGACGCCGAAAAGGTCTACGAGGGCGACGACGCCTCCGGCGTCCTCCACCTCGACCTCGACGGCCTCTTCCTCGATCTGCTCGGGCTCGAGGTCAACCTGAACCCGGTCCAACTCGACGTGTCGGCCCGCCCGGGCGAAAACAACCTGCTCGGGAACCTGTTGTCCGCAGTGACGGGGCTGCTGGACGGTCCCGGCGCCATGCTGGACAAGGCGAAGGACCTCCTGAGCAAGCCGGTGGAGCTGCTGAAGAAACTCCCGGGGAAGGCGAAAGACGTGCTCAGCGGCCTTCTGGAGAAGCCGAAAGAGCTGCTCAGCGGACTGCTGAGCAAGCCGAAGGAACTGTTCGACAAGCTGCTGGGACTGCTCGGAATCGGCGGCGAAGACGCCGAGGGTGAGGAGGCAGAAGGCGAGGAAGAAGCGGAATCCGGCGGTCGGCTCTCCTCGCTCGCCAGCTGGGTGACGGGCATTCTCGGCAAGCCGGTCCAGTGGCTCCGCGGACTCTTCGGCGGCGAAGCGGAAGCGCCGGCCGAGGAGGAAGCAGCAGAAGCCGCAGACGAAGAAGCGCCTGACGAAGCGGACGCGGAGGAAGAGACTCCCGACGAAGCGGAGGTGGGAGAAGACGAGGAGGCGCCGGACGAAGCGGACGAACAGGAAGACGAAGAGGCGGAGGAAGCGGACGAGGAGGAATCGACCGAATCGCCGGGACCGATCTCCGCCGTCGGCGACCGGGCCAAAGAGGGGATCGCCGGGCTCGCCCCGAACTTGCCGGTCGAGGAATTCGTCGCGACGGTCGTCAGTCAGGTGCTCGAGCAGTTAAT